The region AGCGTGGATCATCATACAAAACGGTTTTGGGCCGACACCGTGGTGGGGCACCTTGATTGCGGCTGGAGGTGTGGCGGTGTTTTTCGGCTGGGTCTTCACCGGACGACACGCCCGCACTCCGAAGCGCCTTTGGCATGTACTCCTAGCGGGCGTGCTCGGCAGTCTGATTGCCGGCATGCTCGGCGGGGGCTGGGCCTTCGTACTAGCGGTACTCGTCGGCGTCGTAGGCACCCTACTCTACGACCTATGGTATTCGCGCTTTAACCAACGTGATGACTCGGTGCTGCGCTCCGGTCAGGCCTTGCCAGAGGCCGAGTTGTTCGACGTCGACGGCCACGCCCATTCTTTGCACAGCCTGAGTCACCAACCCACCGTGTGGATGTTCTACCGTGGCAACTGGTGCCCTTTTTGTATGGCTCAGATCAAAGAGGTGGTTGCGCAGTACCAAGAGCTGGCACGCCGTGGGGCGCAGGTGGTGCTGGTGAGCCCGCAATCCGACGCGCAGACGCGCAGTTTGGCGCAGAAGTTCTCCGTTCCCTTACGATTCATGCGCGACCGCGACAATGCCGTGGCTAAACGCCTGCGAATTTTCGCTGCAAACGGTCTGCCGACCGGCTTACAGGCGCTGGGCTACGACAGCGACGTCCCCCTTCCTACGGTCTTCATTACCAATGCCTCGGGCGTTGTCCTGTACGCCGACCTCAGCTCCAACTACCGTATTCGTCCAGAGCCCGCAGATTTCCTCAGGGTGTTGGATGACCATCTCACCGCATAAGCTCAGCCATTGAACATGCATGCCATAGCACTCAAGCATTGGCGCCAGCCAACTCGCTTACATTCAACCGTCAAAGCTCCACCACAACCGCGTGGCCTTGAGGTTCAGGTGCGGGTTCATGCCACTTCGGTGAATCCCAAAGACTGGAAACTCAACTGGAATGCGGCACGAGCTTTGGCGCCTGTGCCGGAGCGGTGGCTGCCACCGCTATTCGGCGACGACCTCGCGGCAGAAGTGATTGGCGTTGGCGATAAGGTCAGCCAGTTTGAAATTGGCGACGCTGTATATGGCATGGATATGCGCCCACGGACGGCCGCCCTCGCAGAAGTAGCCGTCATCAACGAGGCCCGCATCGCGCACAAACCACCTAGCCTCAGCTGGGTAGAGGCTGCGAGCATGCCACTGGCTGCGCAAACAGCCCTGCAGGGCCTGAACAAGGGCCAGGCCAAGTCGGGTTCGCGGGTACTCATCATCGGTGCCTCGGGCGGAGTTGGCACTTTTGCGGTGCAAATTGCAGCGGCCTGGCGTTGTGAGGTCACCGCCGTATGTAGCGGTCGAAACCGTGAGTTAGTACAAAGCCTTGGCGCCCAGCATGTCATCGATTACACCGTGGGTGACGAGTGGCGAAGTCAGGGCCAATATGACCTGATCTTCGACGTCACCAGCTTTGAGACTCCGCAGAGCTGTCATGCTCTGCGCGCACCGGGGTCCTGGTTCGTTTCCACAGGGGGTAATGCCCGTGCTTACTGGGGAGTGATTCGCGCGCGTGACCCGCGGAGTCAAATTGTGATCGTGGAATCTCATACCCAAGATTTGCAGACTCTGAATTCCTTAATCGCCGCTGGCAGCCTCGCGCCAGTGATTGATAGCGTGTACCCGCTGAGCAATGCTCAGCAAGCCTATGAGCGTAGCCGCTCCGGACGAAGCCGAGGCAAGGTTGTGATCGACCTGGACTAAGTCAACGGTCTTTACTCTTCTTTCACGGCCTGACATGGAAGCTGTTATTCGAAATCCATCAAGCGTGTGAAGGAGAAAGCGCGTGTGGCGGCGCTGGCAACCATGACCAACCACCATGGCAACGTGATGCTACGCCCCGTATGCGACCAAAACGCCTGGGTTAAAAATACCAGCTGCTGGTCGTGGTACTGAGCAAACTACCCCTGCATTGGCGCCTGGGCCTTCTTATGGGAGGCGTGGTCGTGATTGTGGCGGCGCTCACCACGGCCATACTCAGCAAAGAAATTGCGCATCAATCACAGCGCATGCTGGAAGGCGGGGTGCAGTCCCAGCTAAGCGCGCACGCCGAACGCGTCCGCGGCATCTTGAACGAGATTGAACGCGACCTGCAATTGCTGCATAGCCTGCCAGCGATGCAAGAGCTGGTTCACACTCAGCCCCTACCAAGTGGGGGAATCAATGCCCAAGGGCTTCCTCAAACCACGATGGATAGCATCGCCGAGGTTTTTCGCGGGCTACTACTGAGCCGCCCGCATTATCTGCAGCTGCGTCTGCTCAATGCCAACTCTAGCGGTGCAGAGCTCATTCGTCTGGAGCGCCCGCATTTCGATTGGCCCATTCGCAAGCCTGCAGCGCTGCAACATAAGGCGCACCGTCCTTATTTCCAGGCGGCAGTGGAGCATCCGCCTGGAGAAGTGTGGATGGGCAGCCCCTCGCTCAACCGAGAGTTTGCGCAGTTACAGCAGCCTGAGCAGCCGGTGCTGCGGGCAGGTATTGCCCTAGGCCCTAGTGACTCTCAGAAGGCCGTGGCTGTGTTGCTCATTAACGTGGATGCCGACTACATCCTGCACGGAGGCGAACATGCTCCTCCTCCTGGCTACTTGCTGAGCGTGGTTAATCAGCGTGGCGAGTATTTACTGCGTGCCGATGATGGACCACGGTACGCCTTCGACCATGGCCGTACAGCGACGGCAACAAATCTCGTACCTGAGCTGCAGTCTAAACTGACGCCCTCGGCGCATTCCGACGGGCCTAGCTTATATCAGCAGGGTGGCTTCTTAACCGGTGTGCAAACCTTGTTGTACGGCACTCCGGAACAGCGCCAGCTGTTGGGACTAATTATCCAATCTCCCATCCAAGCATCGAACCTGGTGTTGCAGAGCATCCTGCAAAAAAGCACCGGAAGCTTATTGCTGATGCTTGCGCTCACCAGCCTAGTCACATGGTTATTCGCCCGCAGCATCACCCGCCCTATCGGGACCCTGGCGTCAGCACTACAAGACCTCGAACTCGAACAGCCCTCTCTTCCCCCACTGCATGGCTCAGCTCCTGAAGTGCGTCAGCTTTATCAAAGCTTGGAGCGCCTACTGCGGCGACTACAAGAAAAACAAAACCAGTTGCTGCTTAGCCATGATGAGCTGGAGCAATTTGCGGTCTTCGCCGGAGAGGAGATCAAACGCCCTACCAGGGCTATTCATCGGCAGCTCGCGACTATCACCAATAACGTCCAGAACCGCCTTACTCCAGATAGCCGTGAAGCCTTAGGCAAGATCGAGAGCATGATCCAGCGACAGGTCCGCCTGCTCAGCGCCATGCTCAAACACATGCGCCTGGGTGCAGACAGCGTCATTGAGCCCATTGATCTCCACTTAGTGTTTCAAGGTGCCCAACAAGACCTCGCAGACGACTTAGAGCAAGCCGGTGCCAGTATTCATATCCTGCACACGCTGCCGACAATTCACGGCTACCGTGATCAGCTAGAGCTGCTCTTCTTCAACCTGCTGAAGAACGCTCTGCAGTTTCATGTTCCCCCCAGCAAACCCATCATCGAGATCGGGTGTCGCTCCATAGAGCCAGGTGAGTGGCAATTGAGCTTTTGCGATAACGGCCCCGGAATTGCGCCCCAGGATGTGGACAAAGTATTCACCGTATTTCACCGCGGGAGAAATACCGCATCCACACCAGGTGCTGGAATCGGCCTAGCCAGTTGCCGTAAGGTGGTCGCGATGCACCATGGTGAAATTTGGCTTGATAAAAACGACCAGACTGGAGCCTGCTTTCATATGACCTTGAAGGATCTAAAGCATTGAGCGCATTGCATGAAATTCTGCTGGTGGATGACAACCCGGCAGATAACTTTATTCACAAGTCGGTCATAGAACGTCTACACGCCGCGGGCAAGATTACCGTGGCCGAAGATGGCGCCCAGGCGTTGGAATACCTTCAAGACATTGCGGCCTCGCCAGAGCGGCGCATGCCCGAGCTTATCTTCCTCGACATCAACATGCCCCGCATGAATGGCTGGGAGTTCTTAGACCAGTTGGAAGCCATGGAAGACGCCATGCAAGGCACCATCGTGGTAATGATGCTGACCACTTCTCTGCATCCAGACGATCAAGCTGCCGCCGACCAACGCAAGGAACTGGCTGGTTTTTTGAACAAGCCTCTCACCAAAGCTGCACTGGGAGAACTGCTTGAAGAGAAGTTTCCTGGCCGGTTTTCGCGGGCAGACTAAAAAAGCCGACGTCGGCTGATGTGATTCAGGGCTCGGGTTTGCGGCTACTGAAAATTCCCAAAGGACATAACCGCCTCGTTGTAGGGGTGCTC is a window of Oceanococcus sp. HetDA_MAG_MS8 DNA encoding:
- a CDS encoding redoxin domain-containing protein — its product is MQHLKSLFVSAFSSGAVVLSLVSAWIIIQNGFGPTPWWGTLIAAGGVAVFFGWVFTGRHARTPKRLWHVLLAGVLGSLIAGMLGGGWAFVLAVLVGVVGTLLYDLWYSRFNQRDDSVLRSGQALPEAELFDVDGHAHSLHSLSHQPTVWMFYRGNWCPFCMAQIKEVVAQYQELARRGAQVVLVSPQSDAQTRSLAQKFSVPLRFMRDRDNAVAKRLRIFAANGLPTGLQALGYDSDVPLPTVFITNASGVVLYADLSSNYRIRPEPADFLRVLDDHLTA
- a CDS encoding NAD(P)-dependent alcohol dehydrogenase → MRVHATSVNPKDWKLNWNAARALAPVPERWLPPLFGDDLAAEVIGVGDKVSQFEIGDAVYGMDMRPRTAALAEVAVINEARIAHKPPSLSWVEAASMPLAAQTALQGLNKGQAKSGSRVLIIGASGGVGTFAVQIAAAWRCEVTAVCSGRNRELVQSLGAQHVIDYTVGDEWRSQGQYDLIFDVTSFETPQSCHALRAPGSWFVSTGGNARAYWGVIRARDPRSQIVIVESHTQDLQTLNSLIAAGSLAPVIDSVYPLSNAQQAYERSRSGRSRGKVVIDLD
- a CDS encoding sensor histidine kinase, translated to MVLSKLPLHWRLGLLMGGVVVIVAALTTAILSKEIAHQSQRMLEGGVQSQLSAHAERVRGILNEIERDLQLLHSLPAMQELVHTQPLPSGGINAQGLPQTTMDSIAEVFRGLLLSRPHYLQLRLLNANSSGAELIRLERPHFDWPIRKPAALQHKAHRPYFQAAVEHPPGEVWMGSPSLNREFAQLQQPEQPVLRAGIALGPSDSQKAVAVLLINVDADYILHGGEHAPPPGYLLSVVNQRGEYLLRADDGPRYAFDHGRTATATNLVPELQSKLTPSAHSDGPSLYQQGGFLTGVQTLLYGTPEQRQLLGLIIQSPIQASNLVLQSILQKSTGSLLLMLALTSLVTWLFARSITRPIGTLASALQDLELEQPSLPPLHGSAPEVRQLYQSLERLLRRLQEKQNQLLLSHDELEQFAVFAGEEIKRPTRAIHRQLATITNNVQNRLTPDSREALGKIESMIQRQVRLLSAMLKHMRLGADSVIEPIDLHLVFQGAQQDLADDLEQAGASIHILHTLPTIHGYRDQLELLFFNLLKNALQFHVPPSKPIIEIGCRSIEPGEWQLSFCDNGPGIAPQDVDKVFTVFHRGRNTASTPGAGIGLASCRKVVAMHHGEIWLDKNDQTGACFHMTLKDLKH
- a CDS encoding response regulator encodes the protein MSALHEILLVDDNPADNFIHKSVIERLHAAGKITVAEDGAQALEYLQDIAASPERRMPELIFLDINMPRMNGWEFLDQLEAMEDAMQGTIVVMMLTTSLHPDDQAAADQRKELAGFLNKPLTKAALGELLEEKFPGRFSRAD